One genomic region from Quercus robur chromosome 4, dhQueRobu3.1, whole genome shotgun sequence encodes:
- the LOC126721340 gene encoding probable 3-hydroxyisobutyrate dehydrogenase-like 1, mitochondrial: KKRDAHSPLPFARSITRSMANTTDTELINPSNTRVGWIGTGVMGRSMCSHLIKAGYTLTVFNRTLSKAQPLLDMGAHLAQSPHHLASQSDVVFSIVGFPSDVRSVLLDPTSGALSGLRHGGILVDMTTSEPSLAAEISAAASSKDCFSIDAPVSGGDLGAKNGRLAIFAGGDESVVKRLSPLFALLGKVNYMGATGKGQFAKLANQIAIASTMVGLVEGMVYAHKAGLDVGLFLEAISSGAAGSKLLDSHGNRILKRDFEPGFYVNHFVKDLGICLKECQNMGLALPGLALAHQLYLSLKAHGEGNLGTQALILALERLNNVSLQSTTATSS, from the coding sequence aagaaaagagatgcTCACTCCCCACTACCATTCGCTCGCTCCATCACTCGCTCCATGGCCAACACCACAGACACAGAGCTCAttaacccatccaacacccgcGTGGGCTGGATCGGAACCGGCGTCATGGGCCGATCCATGTGCTCCCACCTCATCAAAGCCGGCTACACCCTCACCGTATTCAACCGCACCCTCTCCAAAGCCCAGCCCCTCCTCGACATGGGGGCCCACTTAGCCCAATCCCCTCACCACCTCGCTTCCCAATCCGACGTCGTCTTCTCCATCGTCGGCTTCCCCTCCGACGTCCGCTCCGTCTTGCTCGACCCTACCTCCGGTGCCCTCTCCGGCCTCCGCCACGGCGGCATACTCGTCGACATGACCACCTCCGAACCCTCCCTCGCCGCCGAGATTTCCGCCGCCGCTTCCTCCAAAGACTGCTTCTCCATCGACGCACCGGTATCCGGCGGCGATCTCGGGGCTAAGAACGGAAGGTTGGCGATATTCGCCGGAGGGGACGAGTCGGTGGTGAAACGATTGAGTCCACTTTTTGCCCTCCTCGGTAAAGTTAATTACATGGGTGCCACTGGAAAAGGTCAGTTCGCGAAACTAGCGAATCAGATAGCGATTGCTTCCACTATGGTAGGATTGGTGGAAGGTATGGTGTACGCTCACAAGGCTGGTCTTGATGTGGGTTTGTTTCTTGAAGCGATATCGAGTGGTGCGGCTGGGTCGAAGTTGCTGGATTCGCATGGGAATAGGATTTTGAAGAGGGATTTTGAGCCTGGGTTTTATGTAAATCACTTTGTGAAGGATCTGGGGATTTGTTTGAAGGAGTGTCAGAATATGGGTCTGGCTTTGCCTGGGTTGGCCTTGGCTCACCAGCTTTATCTCTCGCTTAAGGCTCATGGGGAAGGGAATTTGGGTACACAAGCGCTTATTTTGGCTCTGGAGCGCCTCAATAATGTTTCTCTTCAATCTACAACGGCTACTTCGTCTTAG
- the LOC126721341 gene encoding uncharacterized protein LOC126721341 has product MKADRPKENLKWVPPPKGWFKANVDGTIFKETNKAGIGVVVRDSQGWVLAALTEKVDGVQDAEVIEALAIRRAIRFAIETSFNCVIIESDSLSMVKAIQDTAESTCHIGNIIDDVKLLSKALKSCEFHHTKREANHVAHTLARNAIHVDTEMA; this is encoded by the coding sequence ATGAAAGCTGATAGACCAAAGGAAAATTTGAAATGGGTACCACCCCCTAAAGGCTGGTTCAAAGCTAATGTTGATGGAACCATCTTCAAAGAAACTAATAAAGCAGGCATAGGTGTGGTGGTGCGTGACAGTCAAGGATGGGTGCTAGCTGCTTTGACAGAGAAAGTGGATGGTGTTCAAGATGCAGAGGTCATTGAGGCATTGGCTATCCGGCGAGCTATCAGGTTTGCAATTGAAACTAGCTTTAATTGTGTTATAATTGAGAGTGACTCACTCTCGATGGTTAAAGCTATCCAAGATACTGCCGAATCTACTTGTCATATTGGAAACATCATAGATGACGTGAAGCTTTTGTCAAAGGCCTTGAAAAGCTGTGAATTTCATCACACAAAGAGGGAGGCAAACCATGTTGCTCACACTCTGGCCCGCAATGCTATTCATGTTGACACAGAGATGGCCTGA